CCCTACGGCCCCTTTGCCCTCGATCCCGCTTGCGCCGTCCTGCATTATGCCCAGGAGATCTTCGAAGGGTTGAAAGCCTTTCGCCGCCCGGATGGTCAGATCTCCCTCTTTCGTCCCCGGGATAATGTCCGACGCTTCAATCGCAGCGCCGAGCGGATGAGCATGCCGGCCGTCGATGAAGTCTTCTTTCTTCGTGCGATCAAGGAGCTGGTCAAACTTGAAGAAGGCTGGATTCCACAAAGTGAAGGGACGAGTCTCTACATCCGTCCGACGATGATTGCCACCGATCCCTACCTCGGCGTCCGCCCTTCCGAGACCTATCTCTGTTACGTCATCCTCTCCCCGGTCGGCGCCTACTATTCCGGCGGCCTCGCCCCGGTCAAGATCTGGATCTCCGACGAATACGTCCGCGTCGCGCCGGGCGGGACCGGCGAAGCCAAGACCGGCGGCAACTACGCCAGCAGTCTCAAGGCGTCGCAGGAAGCCGCCCTGAAGGGTTTCGATCAGGTCCTCTGGCTCGACGGCGTTGAGCGCAAATATGTCGAAGAGGTCGGCAGCTCCAATATCTGCTTCCTTTATGACGGCAAGGTCGTCACCTCCCCGTTAAAAGGGACGATCCTCGACGGCATCACCCGCCGTTCGGTCCTTGCCCTGGTCAAGGATTTCGGACTGACTGTCGAAGAGCGCGCCCTCTCCATCGACGAGATTCTCGACGGCGTCAGCAGCGGCCGCCTCACCGAAGCCTTCGGAACCGGCACCGCCGCCGTCGTCTCCCCGGTCGGCCAGTTCACCTACCGCGATCGCACCGTCACCTTCGGCGACGGCAAGAGCATCGGCGCTTTGACCATGAAACTTTATC
This portion of the Deltaproteobacteria bacterium HGW-Deltaproteobacteria-4 genome encodes:
- a CDS encoding branched chain amino acid aminotransferase, which encodes MNIHIVPLSSPKTKYSDETKLGFGKLFTDRMFVMEYSAGQGWHSARIQPYGPFALDPACAVLHYAQEIFEGLKAFRRPDGQISLFRPRDNVRRFNRSAERMSMPAVDEVFFLRAIKELVKLEEGWIPQSEGTSLYIRPTMIATDPYLGVRPSETYLCYVILSPVGAYYSGGLAPVKIWISDEYVRVAPGGTGEAKTGGNYASSLKASQEAALKGFDQVLWLDGVERKYVEEVGSSNICFLYDGKVVTSPLKGTILDGITRRSVLALVKDFGLTVEERALSIDEILDGVSSGRLTEAFGTGTAAVVSPVGQFTYRDRTVTFGDGKSIGALTMKLYQTLTGIQNGKVADQHGWNEIF